The Rosa chinensis cultivar Old Blush chromosome 7, RchiOBHm-V2, whole genome shotgun sequence DNA segment GACACCTCACCAAAACCCGGCCAGAGATCGATCTGACCTCAGATCACCAAGAAACTCCAAGCCAAAGGCGGAGCACCCAGACAAGCCCGATCCGAACACACAAACACCGGATCGGGGAAAACACCCCAGCCACACACATCTCCAAGCCCGATCTGGACCCTCCCTCGCCGGCGATGATGGATCTACAACCCGACCCCTTCTATCCTCCTTCCTACACCAGCACCAACCCTTGAAGGCAAACAGCCGCCAGCATGGAAGCAAAACGGCGTGCACTCCGGAAGGAACtaagaaaaaactaaaaaccccTCCCAGACCGAGACGCAGCGGCAGAATCGCCGGCTTATAGTATAAGTAATTGAGTATGTgtaatatgtatatgtgtaaGCACTTGCAGGCTTGGTTTAATATTTTAACTAAGACCAAGCCTACCCAAATTAGAATCACATCAATAGCAAtcacactaattttttttttttctttctcccacCATGCATACTGCCATATTGGGCTTGAAGTTGGAGGCCCAataaattttctattttctttattttttctaaatgttttatttttctttcttctaatgCATATTTGGGCTCGAAGTTGGACACTGGGTCTCCCTTGTGTGTGCCTTTGGATCTAATTGCTCTTGAAGGCCTCCATTGTGTGTAGATTTGGATCTATTTAGTATTTAGAtttgtatttttgtatttttttttgttttatctttggACTTACATTCTTTTGTAGATGttaggtcttttttttttttttttgcattagtTAAGTTATTTTCTCAATCACACTGTTATTTTATTTAGTATAAAATGATACTAAAAAATTTTCTTTCGGTAATCGATTAAATAGTAGTTTTGGAtgggtttttatttttccatctcaataaaatatatatttaatatattttagttaagTACTGGCATTCAGCtaaatttttttatcatttcagtcaaaaaaaaaaaaaaaatttaagccCACGATTTTGAATCCTATCCGGCACTGTGGACGAGAATCAAAGAAGAAAACCAGATCCATTTAACTTCCGTATCAATGTTCTATTAGCAAGGGGTGTGTGAGTAATTGAACCCTAAAAGACCCTAGCTAATTAAACCCTTTCTCTTCATAATCATCTATGCCATGTGCACCGTTTTCCGTGGTTGCTTAGAATCAGAATAAGTCTCACTCTGAATAAATGATTGAAAAGAATGAATATGTAGGATTGATGAAGGAAGAtttgtattcttcttcttttctttgtttggtgaCACCTATCAGATTGTTTCGACCAAAGATAGATATAATAGAAGTTTCTAGGCTGAGAGACTGAGAGGCTACCAAACTAAAGCCATTGTCCTCATCGATCTATCTACTCGAAGTGGACGATGAAAGCAAAACTTAGCCTCAACTTTTTTAATGGGCATCAGATTGATTGGCATGCATAGGAGCAATGCAATAATATATGGTCGAGCATATCAGCtatgtatatataattgacTGCTTAACTTTTATATGTCCATTATTATTATAGCCAATTGTACCTGGACACCTAtccataagttttttttttttgttcgatGACACACCTATCCATAAGTTGTGGTCATTGGGGCATATGATCAATTGTTCATGCATAGAGAGATGTGGATCAGTACAGAACTACAGATCGATGATATACTTGTGACTAGTCACAATTAACCAATCTGATCAATCGCAGAAACGTTTTAGACGTCATTTGCAGGAATTTTGGCCTTTTGGGAACCTCAACAAGTAGCTAAaattagcccaaaaaaaaaacatagaatgtTAAAGGATGGTCTCTCCCTAAGCATAGAATGTTGGTTTCATGCCAATGACTTTGCTTCTGTTTTGGAAGCAAAAGCCTAAGGGATTTGCTTTGGTCTTCTACGGACTCGGCGTCTTTAATTTTAGTCATTTTTAGGTTGAAGGCGATTCTGAACTCCTAATCAAAATGTTGAAAGGATTATATCAAGTAATTTGGCAAATTACCATAATTATTCAAGACATCAAATATCTTAATTCATGACAATTATTCAAGATAGGCCAGAGACTTTCGACCCGAAAAACCGTGGAACCGTCTCGAACCGACTGTTCGGTGCAGTTCTTTAAAAAAAAGGAGTTGTTTTCTGTTAAAACCAAACCGAACTATTTTTTACGGTTTGGTTTCGGTTCTTgtcattcaaaacaaaaaaaaccctaaccggACACTTGTCCTACTACTATTGGCTTATGAGTTATCAGTTTAGGGCTTTAGTTTGGTAATTGCTTAACGCGTTTAGCCTCAGTCTCAGAcatcagttcttcttcttcctctcttcagTTCGTCGACCCAATTCATTAGTTGATTCACCCTAAAAATTCTTACCCAATTCATTAGTTCCTCATTTCGTAACCCCAAATCACCTTTTCAgtttgaaaaccctaatttctccgaaaaccccaaatccccaatTGGAGAAATGGAATCTAATTCTATTCATTCTACTAATTCTAGTCATTCAACTCATTCTCCGGAAGCCGGCAATGAGATTGTGGCTGCTGAAGCAGCTGAACAACCTGGAGTTGATGAACTCACTGGTGAAGCACCATCTCCCAGTCCGACGGCGACGACGGCGACTCATTCTTCGAAAcataaagggaagaagaaggttGTGAGCAGTGtgaagagaaagagggagaagaagatgaaggcaGAGAGGTCATCTGTTTGGGAGCACTTCACCAAATTCGACCAGCCATTAGTGGAGATTGTTGAGGGAAAGGAGACAGTAGTTGGCAATACGAAGCGAGTTCAATGTAAGTACTGCCCTACTCATTTGGCTTGTGATTCTAGGGAAAATGGTACTAGTTCGCTTAAGAAGCATATGGAGCTAGTTTGCAAAGGGTACCCTGGTAGGAATAACCTAGAAGAGAGTTAACAAATCTTAAGTAGTGATATGTTAGATAAAAAATCTACTTTAGTTTCAAGACAATGGTCAAAAGAAGCATGTCTAGATGTTGCTTGTGTGATGATTGTATTGGATGAGTTGCCTTTCAGTGCTATTGAAAGGCCAGGATTTAGGCATTTCTGTAAAGTGGCAGTACCAAGGTGGGATGTACCTTGAAGGAAGGTAGTGGTTAAGAACTTTTTGCAAATGTATGATGCAAAAAAGGAGACACTTAAGAGAGAGTTGAGAGGACATTCTGTCTGTTTGACAACAGACACATGGACCTCATGTCAAAACATAAATTATATGGTAGTCACTGCCCATTTCATAGACTCTGGGTGGAATATGCACAAAAGAGTGCTCAATTTTTGTGTTGTTCCAAACCACACAGGCAATACCATAGGAAAAATTCTTGAAAGTTGCTTGATTAAGTGGAACTTAGATAGGGTTTTGACTATATCGGTCGACAATGCTTCAGTGAACAAGGTTTCCATAGAGTACCTTCAGAAAAAAATGAGTGGATGGCCAAGGAAACCACTATTTGATGGGAAGTTTATGCATGTGAGATGCTTAGCTCACATTGTAAACATTATTGTGAGGTCTAGTCTACATATAATGGATAGGTCAGTGGCAAGCATTAGAAATGCTGTTCGATATGTGAGGAGTTCAGGGCAAAGACTTGATGTAATCAAACTATGTGCTGAAAAAGAGATATTAGATTGTAGCAAAGTCTGTGTTTTAGATGTGCcaacaaggtggaattccaccttcaTCATGTTGGACACAGCTTTAGAATTGAAGAAAGCTTTTGACAGAATGGCAGATGTGGAGGATGCAAAATATAGGTCATATTTTGATGAAGAGGAcgatttagatgaagaacttaaTGAAGCTGAAAATATTAAGGCAGCAAGACACTCTAGGAAGATGGTAGGGCCCCCCGTTGAATCCAATTGGGAGAAAGCAGCAGTTTTTGTAAAGTTTTTGAATGTGTTCTATGATGTCACAGTTGAAGTGAGTGCACAACTCAAGCCTACAACAAACAAAGTCTTCCATGACATAGTTACAATTAGGGAAGAGTTGGATCACCTGTTTCACAAGCCCATTGACAATCAATCAACTGAGTCTGACAAGATTTTGTTTGGAATGACTGATAAAATGAGGAACAAGTTCAAAAAATACTTTGGATCCATAGAAGACATCAATCAGCTTTTTTTTGCTGCACTTGTCTTGGATCCAAGGTACAAGTTGAAGAATGTTAAGAGAGTGTGTGAAATGTACCTTGCCATGGACTCAGTTGAGATTAAGAAGAAATCAGATGAATTGAAGCAGCTTGTGCTCACTCTATGTGACATTTAAGCATGTTCTAGTGGTGGTAATAGTGCAGTGagcacacaaaagaaaaaacagggCAGCAGCAGCCCACCTACCGTACCAAGACCAAAAGGTAACAAAGGAGGAGTGAGGGCTGCAATGGTAGCAGATTAGAACAAGCAGCTTGAAGGTGAAGCAGTGGTGGTTGGAGGAGAGGTTGATCGATACTTGCTAAATCTTATTGAGAAGTCTGGAGATGATGAAAATtggaagattttggattggtgGAAATTGAATGGTGATAAATATCCTAACTTGCAAGTTGTGGCAAAGGATGTTTTAGCAATCCAAGTCTCCACAGTGgctagtgagagtagtttcagcACAGGGAAGAGGGTGATTGATCCACATAGGAGTTCTTTAACTCCTAGAACAGTAGAAGCCCTCACTTGCCTCTAAAACTAGCTCAAGTCTGATGCAATTATGGGTTTGGAATATATTCCAACCATTGAGGAAATGGCTTTCTTTGAAGAGGTTGAAAAAGGTATACTTGTGTTTATTTTGACACTGTTGTTATTGGCtctctttattattatttttttcagcTTTTATTATGTGTAAAACTTTTGTTTATCTATTTCTATTTTCTGTGCAGAACAAGCAGATGAAGATAGAAAAGCAAAGGAGCAAGTAGCTACATTGGCTGAACAAACTGCTGCCACTCAACAAAGCAAGAAGGCTACAACGGTTTCCAAAGTTTCAAAGGCTAGTGATGCTTCAAAAAGTTCAAAGACTGGAAATactaacaaaaagaaatgacCTTAGGTTTGTTTTTGTCCTTTAAGTCTTTAACTTAAATTTGATTAATTTGTCATTTGTGTTGTTGGAATTTGGAAGTTGGAATAAGTTGTGATAGTTTGCAGTTTTTGACTGTTTTTGTGTTTGATGAATTGATCAAATGATCAAACACACAAACTTAAATTTCAGATTGATTGTGGTATGTGGATTACATATGGAttgtttgtgactttgtggcctgtgaaaatgaaaattggaTTCTGGCATTCTGCACAAATGTGATTTTGtgcttttttggttttttatgcAGGTTTGATCTTTCATACATATGCCCTGAAATTATGGTCTGCAGCTGTGGtgctttgaagtttgaagtttgaagtttgaagtgtgtgtgtgtgtgtgtgtgtgtatttcttttttctagTTTGGAGTTTAgagtttggagtttggactTTGACAGTTTCAGTTTGGTAATTGGATGATGTGATTGAGTCTTTGACAGTTTCATAATTTGGTCATTGatacttttcagtttttttttagaCAGTTTGATCACTTGATGATTTTGATCATTTGATAAATTCATATTTTCATTCATTTGATAGTTTCAGTTTGGTAATTGGATGATGTGATTGAGTCTTTGACAGTTTCATAATTTGGTCATTGGTActtcttcagtttttttttagaCAGTTTGATCACTTGATGAGTTGATGAATTTGATCATTTGacaatttcatattttcattcATTTGATTCTCAGATTGATTGGATGCTTCTCATTTGATCTTTTGTAATTGTATCTCATTTTGAAATGGTCGTAACACATTTCCAGGTTTCTCATTTGCTGTACTTGATTGGATGCTTCTCATTTGGTAATTTTGTTTCTGGAAATTTGATAACAGCTCAAAAGAATGCAGGTTGAGCTTTTGTTTCGGAACCGAGGAACCGACATAACCTAACCGAAAGAATACGGCTCGTTTTCATGTCAGTTCTAACTTACGGAAATGCAGAACCCCAACCGATAAGTATAGGTGCGGTTCGGTTTCGGTtctgagagtttttttttaaaaactcgaACCGTCCCAGACCTAATTCAAGACATCAAATATCTCAGTTCGTGTTTCATCAAAATTATCGTTGCGCGGGTCCACCCCTAAATATTTGTACAAAAGCAATCAATACATGATATATTTTGCCACATATGCAACCACCTATCTCCACCGCTGCCTAACCTATACCGCCACCTAATCTCCGGCAAGGGGACAATTGAAAGACAAGTCACCGAACAATATTTGTCTcaaatatacaaatatatatgcatgctgTTAATCAATCTGAGGGAAAAACCTTCTCTTCATGTAGtgggcccccccccccccccccaaaaaaaaaaaaaactacatgatGATCAATCCCTGTATAAAAGtgtaataaaataattataataatacaAATCAATGAcatattaattaaaaatttaattacCTTTTTTCATTCTTAGCAttggtttttttaattttgaagcaAGAGTTATATATGATTTTGTTTCTAAATTATAAATTCCTTATGGattatattgtatatatttatttatttatttttggagtaattttttttttaaaatttctatCTCGAGTTCTGGACCCCCCCCCAGTGTTTAAATCCTAGTTCCGCCCCTGCTCATTACCTTCGGTGACATGAAACCAAAGAACAGTAATTATTCTATTGAATTACCAATGCATTtcatttttgaaaatgaaaatatatctCAATGAATATTCACCTGGTTATCGAACATTTAGCTAATAGTAAATAAAAGTGGCACTCAACGTTTTTAGTATTTGTACTTAGTATCAGTTTATTATTCTTCTTGTTGACTTGTTAGTATGAGCAGGgaataaatagaaatttctaccTTCTAAGAACATGGATTTCTCCTAACATGTCGGCGAGGGATACTTGAACAACTTGTACACGTAAATTCCCTATACAATCAAGGTCAAATCCCAGTCAAGTCACCAAAATTTAATTCTAATTTGTCCCAAAACTTTGAATCCGTGCACAAAGGGTTGAAGTCTTTGTATTTGAAAATATCTTTGCTTTGCGAAATTTCACCTCCATTCATCACTACGAACAAGTAATTAGACTTTACCAACCCAAAGAATCCAAGCAAGACTTTTCCAACCCAAATAACTCACTTAAGTTTGTAAAACTTAACTAAACTGCTATAATTTTTACTTTATGAAACAAGTCTCTTATCACCAATTTATATAAGTTGTTCTCAAATGTAATATTTAATGCAAATTTGCTATTCGGTTTAAGGTGAGAACAAAAATTATTTCAAAAATTGTTTACCAATAAAGTTAAGcaacaaaaaaatatttggtCAAAAATGAATAAGTTAGATGGTTGAAAGAGGTGAGAACGTAATCTTTAATGATGGTCGGAAGTCTTTCACAGCTTGATCATGACGAAAAttacttttaattaaattttagcACCAAGAGATCAAATCTCAATAACAAACAAGATGATCTAAACCTTGTTGGATTCTAAGTCCTTAAATTGAGACTGAATCAGGAGTTTGATTCTACCTGCACTAATTTGATTCTACCTCTAACGTGGCACTACAAAGAGGAAGTCTATCCTTAACACAAGTGAAGCCTATGGTAGTAGAGCCAATGTACATAAGCACGTTTATAACATATTTCTCAATCACATGGCTAAATTTGCACACGTGTAAGCGTAGCACACCCTTAACGATCTGCACTCACCCGCAGGTAATTTGCTGCCCTTTATCTTTAAAGCTGGAACAATCAATCCCATTTCTTCTCTGACTGAAACAACACATATCAGAACTGGGGTTGCTTTCTGCAAGAAACCCTAAAATATAATCTAACTTGTGCCTTCAAGGTAACCAAATTAAACTCGCTGACTTTATCCCCCTTCGGTTTTGATTTTCCACAAGGCAAGAAATTTCAATTCCTCTCTGTTCCTATGGCCTACTTGAATTACAAGCCTTTGGCATCAAGTTTCAGCGACCATGATCAAAATGCTGCAACTTTTTTTGTGTCAAATTGATTGCTTTTTGTGTTTGGGAAATCGGAAATCGGAAATTTGAAATTGGGTTTTTGTGGGTTTGTTATTCTCGTCTCTCTGAAGATAAGGATTTTGGTGTTTGTTAAGTAATTTGGTGTTTTTTGTATTTGATCGCATTCATGGCTATGTTTGGTAAATCCGTGTTTTCTTCTTTGGGAAAGTTCTGTTTTTGGGGATGAGATTTTTCTGGGTGTCTGTATTCATTGAATATTCACAGTTGTTGGACTTGTTTATATACCTGTATCTTTGTTTGGTTTCCCTGAAAGGGGAGACCTTGAATCTTCTTGCTAATTGACTCGGCCGAAAGAATTGAACTTTGCTTATGTCATGTCCTGGTTGAAATTTCCAAGCAAAGATTTAAAGTCATAGATGCAGAGTAATCTTTTTTCTGTTATTGTCCTCTACATCTCAGAAATCATACTTCTCTTATGTTATGTCTATAAAGCTAAAGCAATTCCTGGGCATTTGTTAGTTTCTGGTTTGTTCTGCAATATGTTATGAACCTGAGCGATTTCTCTTTTGCAGTAGTCATTGAGGTCGGTTTGCCTTTTAGATTATGATTTTCGTCGACTAATTCTATTCTTATAAACATTTCATGGACAGGCTGAAGCTACCCATCATATTATTTGTTTCCACTCCCACTGCTTTGGCCTGGAATGCTCCCGTACAGATTGGTTGAAATTATATTTCCGTGTGAAAACTCGGCAGAACGAGCAAAAGATCTTTGACTGAAAATGGCTTTGGCTTTTACAAATCTTTCGTGGTGGTTGTGGAGTGGAAAGCAGAAGGAGCCTAGAATCTCTAATGGAACCTGTTTAAATTCTTCCCCTGAATCGGGTTTGTGGGAATCTGATGCATTAAAGTTTCCTTCGGTTAAAGGGGCCAATATGGCTGCATCTAGAAAGGTGAAGCGGAAATGGCATAGTCGGGAAGAAAGGAAAATTGATAGGGAATATGATGGTGTTCTCGTTCCATCTGATGGCGAGTGTGTTTCTGGTTCTGAATCTGAGGACTCGGATTGGTCAATTGGATGGTTGGAGCCTCATGGACCTGGGTTCCAGAGTGAAGATGATGCAGATGATAGTTTCGCTGTGCTGGTTCCATGCTATGGGCATGCTATTCATGATATGGTGGGGAAATCGAAGAACAAAGATCAGAATACTATTGGGAGCATCCCAGATGGTTAGTGTTCTTTTCATACCTGGTTATTCTCTGTTcattgttttggtatttttttgttcttcccATCAATGCTATCCTGCTCTTTGCAATACATATTCTAGATTATATGAAATGTTGGCATCAAACCTTA contains these protein-coding regions:
- the LOC112175270 gene encoding uncharacterized protein LOC112175270; its protein translation is MALAFTNLSWWLWSGKQKEPRISNGTCLNSSPESGLWESDALKFPSVKGANMAASRKVKRKWHSREERKIDREYDGVLVPSDGECVSGSESEDSDWSIGWLEPHGPGFQSEDDADDSFAVLVPCYGHAIHDMVGKSKNKDQNTIGSIPDESKKFMEEWLSSLRNS